TTTGGATATGAGTTTGAAAAAGTTCGGATCTTCATTGGTCTTAGCATCCTGTTAGCAGTAATCAGGAAAACTTAAGAATGTCGAAACCTTCTCCTATTTTTTGTGTATATGTCTTTAGCAGGTTATAAAAAGGTTATAATGATTACAACCAGAGGGGGGGAAGGCTGATTTGAAAGAGGATGAAAAGCTTTTGCTTAATTTGAAAAAGAGAAAGCGTGATGCATTAGATAAAGTAATGAAAGAGTATACACCCTATGTCAGCGTGATTATTTATAATATCATTGGAAATATTATGACAAAGGAAGATGTGGAGGAAGCGACGGCAGACGTATTTGTGGGACTTTGGAAGCATACTGATTCCCTTGATAGCGAAAAGGGGACGGTCAAAGCTTATTTGGGAGCAGCAGCACGAAACTGTGCAAAAAACAAGTTGCGTCAAGTTTCCGTTCACCAAGAACTAGATGAACGGATGACTGCTGAAAATCCTGAGCCTGTTGCATATCTTGAACAGAGGGAGAAGCAAAAACAATTGATTCATCTGATTTCTACACTGGGCGAGACGGATAGTGAGCTTTTTATGCGGTATTATTATTATGATGAAAAAATTTCTAAAATTGCAAAGCTTACAGGAATGAATGCTTCCACTATTAAAACAAGGTTAGCACGTGGGAGAAAGAAACTTAAGGAGATGCTGGATCATGAGGGGAGGAGACTATGATGAATAAACGACTTTCCAAATTGTGCTGTGAGCTGGAGATAGACAGCATAGACACAGAAGAAAAAGTCAACGTAAAAGACATAATTGACAGAGTAAACG
This region of Aminipila luticellarii genomic DNA includes:
- a CDS encoding RNA polymerase sigma factor, encoding MKEDEKLLLNLKKRKRDALDKVMKEYTPYVSVIIYNIIGNIMTKEDVEEATADVFVGLWKHTDSLDSEKGTVKAYLGAAARNCAKNKLRQVSVHQELDERMTAENPEPVAYLEQREKQKQLIHLISTLGETDSELFMRYYYYDEKISKIAKLTGMNASTIKTRLARGRKKLKEMLDHEGRRL